A part of Acropora palmata chromosome 8, jaAcrPala1.3, whole genome shotgun sequence genomic DNA contains:
- the LOC141889725 gene encoding E3 ubiquitin-protein ligase RNF217-like gives MNNADDTSFGSKANSIGSNSDLLQSCYICLENLRKNQTSIHCNCDAVFCDSCLGAYVRLQITEGRWKVECANCSSLMPEDLIQKFLQDYPLLQDHFNRLVIDAQRDPLAKTCPNCCAQNRVKNQRAKQVTCHECQFIWCFRCHAPWHKGLTCKDFKRGSKMFKKWTKGTTRGVANARPCPKCKVFIQRLEGCDHMSCPRCRTSFCYLCGERIRHSKLLGGHWSIYSVLGCKAIYKKNQPVQRKLIRGCLLGIVLITLLVMAVMFAAASPMLGIFYLQKYIRKR, from the coding sequence ATGAATAACGCTGACGACACTTCATTCGGCTCAAAGGCAAACTCAATTGGTAGTAATTCAGACCTACTCCAGTCGTGTTACATCTGTTTGGAAAATCTCCGCAAAAATCAAACGAGTATTCACTGCAACTGCGATGCAGTGTTTTGCGATTCGTGTCTTGGGGCCTACGTGAGACTACAAATTACCGAAGGAAGATGGAAAGTAGAGTGCGCAAACTGTAGTTCGCTAATGCCCGAGGATTTAATTCAGAAATTCTTACAAGATTATCCCCTGCTTCAAGATCATTTTAACCGACTCGTGATCGACGCACAAAGAGATCCCTTGGCGAAAACGTGTCCAAACTGCTGCGCGCAAAACCGCGTGAAAAACCAACGCGCGAAACAAGTAACGTGTCATGAATGTCAATTCATTTGGTGTTTTCGGTGTCACGCACCGTGGCACAAAGGATTAACTTGCAAGGATTTCAAACGGGGTAGCAAGATGTTCAAGAAGTGGACAAAGGGTACAACTAGGGGCGTGGCCAACGCTCGACCCTGTCCCAAATGCAAAGTTTTCATCCAAAGGTTGGAAGGCTGCGATCACATGTCGTGTCCACGCTGTCGGACATCATTCTGCTACTTGTGTGGCGAGAGAATCCGTCATAGCAAACTGCTCGGAGGGCACTGGAGTATTTACAGTGTTTTAGGCTGTAAAGCCATCTACAAGAAGAATCAGCCAGTGCAAAGGAAGCTGATCAGAGGGTGTCTGCTTGGAATTGTTTTGATAACTCTGCTCGTCATGGCCGTGATGTTTGCTGCTGCGTCACCAATGTTGGGGATATTCTACCTACAAAAGTACATCCGCAAACGATAG